The sequence below is a genomic window from Chryseobacterium foetidum.
CGTTGCTACACCAAAAGTGCAGGAAACGATGCCTCAGGGTTTTTCGGGAAATATCGTTAATCCTTTTGTGGTTCCTGGTATTAAAAAGGTAAACATTGATTCCAATCTGAAATCGGATTTTTCTTTTGATAATTATGTGGAAGGGGAGAGCAATAAATTTGCTTCCACAGTGGCGAAATCTATTGCCAAAAGACCTGGTGCAACGGCTTTCAACCCTTTGTTTTTATATGGAGGTTATGGTGTGGGTAAAACTCACCTTGGTCAGGCAGTTGGTCTTGAAGTGAAAAGCCAGTTTCCGGATAAAGTGGTTTTGTATTTATCTTCAGAGAAATTTATCCAGCAGTTTATTTCGGCTGCGAAAGCTCATAAACAGACAGAATTCGCCAATTTTTACCAAATGGTGGATGTGTTGATTATCGACGATATTCAGTTTCTTTCAGGAAAATCTGCAACACAGGACAGTTTCTTCCATATTTTTGATTATTTACATCAGAACGGTAAGCAGATTATTCTTACTTCAGATAAAGCTCCGGTGGATATTATGGATATTCAGGACAGAATTGTTTCCCGATTCAAATGGGGACTTTCTGCAGAAATCAAATCTCCGGATCTTGAAACAAGAAAGAAAATTATTGTTGACAAACTAAGCCGCGACGGAATTGTTTTAACAGACGATATGCTTGATTTTCTTGCATCAGAAGCGAAGACAAACGTTCGTGAACTGATTGGTGTGATCAATTCTGTGATTGCGTATTCTACTATTTATAAGTCGGACTTAAGTCTTGAACTTTTAAAGGAAACCATTAATAAAATTGCCGCCAATCAAAAGAAAATCATCAATATTCCTTATATTCAGGAAGTTGTATGTGATTATTTTGGAATTAAAAGAGAGCAGCTTTTATCTAAAACCAGAAAAAGAGAAATTGCACTTCCAAGACAGTTGGCAATGTACTTTGCAAAAGAATATACCAACTCTACATTTACCAAAATTGGTGAAGAAATGGGAGGGAAGGACCACTCAACCGTAATGTACGCCTGCGAAACAATTAAAGATGTTTCGAAAATTGACAAGGAAGTAAAAAAATATGTAAAAGATCTTACTGAAAGAATCAAACATTAAGTAAGAATTTTTTTAAATTAATATTAAAAATGAAGGATAGATTTATTCTTCATTTTTTATTTTTGTAATCTCAAATCTCAAATCTCAAATCTCAAATCTCAAATCTCAAATCTCAAATCTCAAATCTCAAATCTCAAATCTCAAATGAAAATATTAATGGTCTGTCTCGGAAATATCTGCCGAAGCCCGCTTGCTGAAGGAATTTTAAAATCTAAACTTCCTTCAAATTTCACAGTTGATTCTGCCGGAACTATCAATATGCATGAAGGCAATGCTCCCGATAAAAGATCTGTGGAAGTGGCTGTGAAAAACGGTTTAAATATTTCAAAACAGCGTTCAAGACATTTCCAGTCTCAAGATTTAGATGAGTACGACAGAATTTTCTGCATGGATAAAAATAATCTGAGAGATGTTTTATCTTTAGCTGAAAGTGATGAGCAGAGACAAAAAGTTTCGCTATTGATGAATGATTTAAATTTAAAACAGCATCCCCACGAAGTTCCTGATCCATACTGGAGCGGCTCCGAAGGTTTTGATCAGGTGTACAGACAAATTGATGAAGCCTGTGAAATCATCGCAGAAAATCTTCTAAAAGAATCTTTTAAAATTAAACCTTAATTTCAGCCTTAAACTAAATCTCAACCTAACAAAATGCTTTTTTTACTTCCAGCTTATCTTTCAGAAAATACCTCTATAACTAACTTTTCTCCCGTGATTAAAGAGTACATCATGCAGACCGATTACTTTTTTGTTGAAAACGAGAAGACTGCCAGAAAAGTAGTTAAGTTTTTCGCACCCGAAAAAAAGCAGGCAGATCTAAAACTGTTTTTGCTTGATAAATACACAGAAAATGCTGATATCAAGGAAGCTCAGACCCTGATGCTGAAAGGTCAGGATTTTGGTTTATTGTCTGAAGCGGGTTTGCCCTGTATCGCTGATCCGGGGAATCTCATGGTAAAATGGTGTCATGAAAAAAATATTCAGGTGGTGCCAATTTCAGGGCCATCTTCGATTATTTTAGCTTTGATTTCAAGTGGATTTAACGGGCAGGAATTTACTTTCAACGGATATCTTCCCATCGATAAAGCAGAAAAGAAAAGACAGATTCTTCATTTGGAAAATCTGGTTCAGAAAACGGGTTATTCACAGATTTTTATGGAAACACCTTACAGAAATAACCAGCTTGTTGAAGATCTTTTAAAATTTCTTCCAGCAAATACAAAGCTTTGCATCGCTGCCAATATCAACGATCCGGAAACTGAATTTATCAAAACAAAAACCATCAAAGACTGGCAAAAGCAAAAGCCTGAACTTCATAAAATTCCTGCAGTATTTGTATTAGGAAAGTAATTAAGAATCTCATAAATGGAGCAGGTTGATTGTGTAATTTTTGAAAGACTATTTTATATAAATTATCTTATTTATTATTTAACACCTCATTAACACACCCTTTGCATCATTCTTGTCAATACATAATTATAACATCAAAAAAATAAAATATGTCTGACAAAAAATTAGCTGGTCTGTGGATCGATATGCAAAAGGCGGTAGTGGTAAAAAATCATGATGCTCAGAATGCATTTAAATTCTTTCTCTGCAGTCCGGTAAAAGCGATTATCCAACACGGAAACTCAAGTGAAAATGCAGGAAACAATGCTGAACAAACCAATAAGGTTAAATTCTTCAAGGAAGTTGAGCATTTGCTAACCAATTCAGAAGAAGTATTGATCACAGGTCCGGGAACGATTCAGGAAGAACTGAAAAAACATCTTCACGACACTGCACAGTTTAAAGATTTAAAAATCACTCTTGAAACTTCACAGCAAATGTCTGATGAGCAGGTTTTAGAGACGGTAAAGACACATTTTAATGCTTAATTAAATTGTTATTGCAAAGGAATCATCCGAGTACCAAAAGTATTTGGATGTTTTTTTATGTTTATTTTTTATTTTTTCTGCTCCACCATTTTCTCCAAATTACAATTCCTATCGGAACAAGGATAAGTAATGGCCAAAGAGAAATTACACCTAAAAGAAGTGCGACTAAACCATTCCATCCTTCAGTTAAAGAATCGGCAAATCGGCTTCCAAAACCGACTTTGGAAGTGGTGGAAGATCTTACTTTTTCTTTAAAAAGCGTGAGATTGAGCGTGCTGTATTTCACACGGTCATCGATAAATTTTAATCGGCCTTCGGATACATCAATTTCATCCTCAAGAGTGCGGATGTTTTCCTGAATTTCAAGCATATCACTTGTAGATTTCGCACTTTTAAGCATATCCCTGTACTTTTCAAGGTAAATCTTTTTATTTTCAAGTTTAATGGAAATATCGACATATTCTTCCGTAACGTCATCAGAATAAATATTTTTTGCGGTCACCGTTCCAAAACCATCTGAAAAAGAATTGATTAATGATTCAAATTGTTGGTGGGGAACCCTGATCGTAAACTCCATCTCGTCCCGCATATCGCTGTTTCGGAAAGTTTCTTTCTGAATGTAAGCCTGATTCTTTTTAACGATGGACTGGATCTGGCTTTGGGATTTTATAATATCTCCGACCTGAACAGTCATCTCCCCATTTTTAATAATTTTTTTCGCAATTGAATTGACTTTGGGAAGCGGTTGTGATTCTATAGCTTTATCTTCTGATGCCCGTCACTGCTTGCCGCCGCAGCATCCCTTTGAGGAGCAAAATTTGCGGTGGCACTTGCAGGCATATCCTTGATTTCTTCAAGATTAACTTCTACTATCTGTTCTTCCTGCGGCTCACCTTCATTTTTACTACAGGATACGAGGGTTGTAAATGCGATTGCAATAAATATTTTTTTCATTTTAAAATTTTTGTAACTTTTAATAAGATGTTCTATTCAATATTACGAATTTGTTTTCATATTTTTAAAACATGAAAAGATATCTTCACGCCTTTTTGTTTTTGCCCATTATCAGTTTTGCTCAAACTCCGGAACTGACCGATGAAATGGCTGTCAAACTATCCGAAAAACCGCTTCACTGCATTAATCAGGAGTATCCTAATAAAACAGCTCACATTATTAATAATGCTGGTGAAGTTTCACTCAGTCCGAAAGATCTGCATCCCAGTTTTTATGGTTGCTTCGATTGGCATTCGTCTGTTCATGGGCATTGGATGTTGGTTAGGCTATTAAAAACAAAACCCAGTCTGTCGGTTTCCAAAGAGATTGAAAAGATTTTAGACAATTCATTTAAAAAAGAAAATCTCCAAACCGAAGCAGATTATTTTACAAAATATCAACTGACAACCACTTTCGAGCGAACTTACGGCTGGGCCTGGCTGTTGAAACTCGATGAAGAACTGATGACGTGGAATCATCCGAAAGCAAAAATCTGGCATGAGAATTTAAAACCTTTAACAGATAGAATTCTCAATTCATGGAAAACTTATCTGCCGAAACAAACCTATCCAAACCGAACGGGCGTTCATCCGAACACCGCATTCGCAATGGTTTTCGCACTGGATTGGGCGAGAGCGGCAAAAGATAAAGAATTTGAAAATCAACTGACTGAAAAAGCAAAATATTTTTATCTAAACAATACAAAAACGCCTGCGTATCTCGAGCCGGACGGTTCAGATTTCTTTTCGCCAAGTCTTGAAATTGCTGATTTAATGCGGAGAATTCTTCCGCAAAAAGAATTTGTAAAATGGCTTGATAACTTTTATGAAAAAAGAAGTCTGGAAAACATTGAAAAAATTCCTGTGGTCAGTGATTTGAGCGATTATCAAACTGTTCATCTCGTTGGTTTATCTTTCACAAAAGCATGGTGCATGAAGGGAATCGCAAAATCTCTTCCCGACAGTCATCCGCTAAAAAAAGAATTCCAAAAAACGGCAACCATCTTTTTAAACAATGGACTTCCATTATTATTTCAGGGAAATTACGGCGGAGATCATTGGCTGGCAAGCTTTGCAGTGTATGCTCTGGAAGATTGATATTTGATTTAAATTAATTAAGAATTCTATTCTTAAATCATAGTATTATGTTATTAAGCGAAACGCCATTGTTTATCTTGAAAATACGCACAACACTTTTAAAAAATCTTTGTCTAACCTTGCGTTTAAGAAGAAATTAAAATCAATATCTAATCCCCAATTTTTTCAAAATAAAACTCAACAACCAAATAGGTCCAATTAAAAGAAACTGTAAGTCTTTGAGAAATGAAGGTTTTTTGCCCTCAATTTTGTGTCCTACAAACTGTAAGATCCATGTGATAATAAAAACTGCAAGGTAAATCATCCACGATTTTCCGCCGATGTGGATATTCACAGCATACGCCAGATGTTCCATCAAAAGCATTGCAAAAATCATGATGAAACCAATTAATAAAGAAAGTCTGAGATAAAATAAAGTCACCAGAATTACAGCAATTAAACTTACCAAACTGATGCATCCAAAATATGGCGCACAGAAATGTGGGGAAGGAATCAGTGAAGTAAATCCTAAAATAGTCCAAAAGATAAGCGGAACACAGATCCAGTGAATCAACTTGTTGGTGGAGTTTCTGTGACTTTCGGCGTATTCTGCGAAAAGCAAATCGATCTTTCTCATGGTTATGAATTTGGGTGTACTAAAATAATAAATTTTTGCAATCGAAAACAGATTGTTTACATTTGCCTTATGTCTGCTTTAGAAAAATTCGGGGTTGAGATTTTTACGCAACACAATATCTTTGAAAGAATCTCTGCCGACAAACCTTTCCGTCCCGATAATCCTGCTTTTATCTTTATCAGAAGCGGTTCTATTAAACTGCGACAGCATTTCAGCGACCTCGAGCTGTCTGCGAATATGTTTATGGTGACCGACCCGCAGACGGTTTATGAGCTGATTTCCGTGAGCGATGATTTTCAGTCGAGGATGGTTTCTTACAAACGGGAATTTATTTCGGCTTTGTCGTTGAAATTCAACAGATTGATTACATATCGTTATTTCCGTCAGCAGATGAATGTGGGAGTTCCTTTTCATCAGGATGATATGGATGTGGTCTGGAAAAGCGTCAATTTTTTAAAATACATTCTCGATTCTCAGACGGAGATGACCTACAAAAAAGAAATGGTGGAGCATCTTTTCTCGGTTTTCTGTTATCAAATGGCTGGAATTATTTCCAGTGAAGACAGCAATTCGATGAATCAAATGTCGAGACAGGAAGAAATTGTTTTCGTTTTTCTCAATGATTTGGCTTCCCATCATCATAATAACAGAACGGTAGAATTCTATGCCGAGCGACAGTCGATTACAACCAGACATCTTTCATCAGTTGTAAAGACCATTACGGGAAAGTCGGCAAGTCAGATTATTGCTTTAATTGTAATCAATGAGGCTAAAGTATTATTAAACTCTTCTAAAAAGCCTGTTTCAGAGATTTCTGCAATTCTTGGATTCAGCGACCAATATTCGTTTTCCCACTTTTTTAAGAAACATCTGGATGTAAGTCCGTCACAGTACCGTCATCAGTTCGAAAGCTAGAATCCTACATTTGAACATCTTTTTCCAAATATCAAACATTTGTTTGACTTTGCATCTGTTGTAACTTTGCTTCGTAAAACAAGGTAAAATGACAAAGAATATAAAAACAGCACTATCACTCGTGATGGCTATCTTTCCTGCGCTGTTTTTTTCACAGGAAATAAAACAGATGACAGCAAATGAAGTTGCCGAACTGGCACTTCAGAACCACTATCAGCTAAAAGTTTCAGCTCAGAATATCAATATTGCCAAACAGCAGACCGATATCACCAAACTTCAGAAACTCCCTTCCATCACAGCTTCTACAACTCAATTTTATTTGGGAAACGTTGCGGCAATCGACAAAGACTTTTCCAATTCAACAGCTATTCCGATGCCTCACTATGGAAGTACGTACGGCGTTCAGGCAACACAATTGATTTTCAAAGGCGGATTGGTGAATAAATCTATCGAACTTGCAGGACTTCGTGAACAGCTTTCGGAACTCGATTTAGAAAAAAATCAGCAGGACGTTAAATTTTTAGTGATATCCAATTATCTGGACGTTTATAAAATCATCAACCAGCAATCGGTTTTTGAAAATAACAAAAAACTGGCTCAGCAACGGTTAAAAAACATCAACGATTTCTACAAACAGGGAATGGTGACCAGAAACGAAGTTATCCGTGGTGAACTGGCCATCAAAAATATTGACCAAA
It includes:
- a CDS encoding low molecular weight protein-tyrosine-phosphatase, encoding MKILMVCLGNICRSPLAEGILKSKLPSNFTVDSAGTINMHEGNAPDKRSVEVAVKNGLNISKQRSRHFQSQDLDEYDRIFCMDKNNLRDVLSLAESDEQRQKVSLLMNDLNLKQHPHEVPDPYWSGSEGFDQVYRQIDEACEIIAENLLKESFKIKP
- a CDS encoding DUF4349 domain-containing protein produces the protein MTVQVGDIIKSQSQIQSIVKKNQAYIQKETFRNSDMRDEMEFTIRVPHQQFESLINSFSDGFGTVTAKNIYSDDVTEEYVDISIKLENKKIYLEKYRDMLKSAKSTSDMLEIQENIRTLEDEIDVSEGRLKFIDDRVKYSTLNLTLFKEKVRSSTTSKVGFGSRFADSLTEGWNGLVALLLGVISLWPLLILVPIGIVIWRKWWSRKNKK
- the dnaA gene encoding chromosomal replication initiator protein DnaA, coding for MKENLMMTWQNCLQFMRDNLNAAEDNSDLKKLEKSFDLLFDKVQPVSLVDNNLTLMVPSDFYKEYIEDNYLSLLSAALKKNIGKGVKLWYSVMENKPAGQEKPVTMNMKGKTVATPKVQETMPQGFSGNIVNPFVVPGIKKVNIDSNLKSDFSFDNYVEGESNKFASTVAKSIAKRPGATAFNPLFLYGGYGVGKTHLGQAVGLEVKSQFPDKVVLYLSSEKFIQQFISAAKAHKQTEFANFYQMVDVLIIDDIQFLSGKSATQDSFFHIFDYLHQNGKQIILTSDKAPVDIMDIQDRIVSRFKWGLSAEIKSPDLETRKKIIVDKLSRDGIVLTDDMLDFLASEAKTNVRELIGVINSVIAYSTIYKSDLSLELLKETINKIAANQKKIINIPYIQEVVCDYFGIKREQLLSKTRKREIALPRQLAMYFAKEYTNSTFTKIGEEMGGKDHSTVMYACETIKDVSKIDKEVKKYVKDLTERIKH
- a CDS encoding Mpo1 family 2-hydroxy fatty acid dioxygenase, with product MRKIDLLFAEYAESHRNSTNKLIHWICVPLIFWTILGFTSLIPSPHFCAPYFGCISLVSLIAVILVTLFYLRLSLLIGFIMIFAMLLMEHLAYAVNIHIGGKSWMIYLAVFIITWILQFVGHKIEGKKPSFLKDLQFLLIGPIWLLSFILKKLGIRY
- a CDS encoding SAM-dependent methyltransferase, with the translated sequence MLFLLPAYLSENTSITNFSPVIKEYIMQTDYFFVENEKTARKVVKFFAPEKKQADLKLFLLDKYTENADIKEAQTLMLKGQDFGLLSEAGLPCIADPGNLMVKWCHEKNIQVVPISGPSSIILALISSGFNGQEFTFNGYLPIDKAEKKRQILHLENLVQKTGYSQIFMETPYRNNQLVEDLLKFLPANTKLCIAANINDPETEFIKTKTIKDWQKQKPELHKIPAVFVLGK
- a CDS encoding helix-turn-helix domain-containing protein → MSALEKFGVEIFTQHNIFERISADKPFRPDNPAFIFIRSGSIKLRQHFSDLELSANMFMVTDPQTVYELISVSDDFQSRMVSYKREFISALSLKFNRLITYRYFRQQMNVGVPFHQDDMDVVWKSVNFLKYILDSQTEMTYKKEMVEHLFSVFCYQMAGIISSEDSNSMNQMSRQEEIVFVFLNDLASHHHNNRTVEFYAERQSITTRHLSSVVKTITGKSASQIIALIVINEAKVLLNSSKKPVSEISAILGFSDQYSFSHFFKKHLDVSPSQYRHQFES
- a CDS encoding DUF2891 domain-containing protein, which gives rise to MKRYLHAFLFLPIISFAQTPELTDEMAVKLSEKPLHCINQEYPNKTAHIINNAGEVSLSPKDLHPSFYGCFDWHSSVHGHWMLVRLLKTKPSLSVSKEIEKILDNSFKKENLQTEADYFTKYQLTTTFERTYGWAWLLKLDEELMTWNHPKAKIWHENLKPLTDRILNSWKTYLPKQTYPNRTGVHPNTAFAMVFALDWARAAKDKEFENQLTEKAKYFYLNNTKTPAYLEPDGSDFFSPSLEIADLMRRILPQKEFVKWLDNFYEKRSLENIEKIPVVSDLSDYQTVHLVGLSFTKAWCMKGIAKSLPDSHPLKKEFQKTATIFLNNGLPLLFQGNYGGDHWLASFAVYALED